The genomic interval ATGTTGCGCTACATCACCATCCCGTCGCTTCGGCGGACCACGTTTCTCGTCGTGGTGCTCGGTATGATTGGCGCGTTCCAGGTGTTCGATCTCGTCTACGTCATTTCGAGCGCCAGCTCGCTTCCGCAGCAGTACACGATGACCGTTGTGCTCGATCTGTTCGAAAAGGGCTTCCGCACCATGCAGATGGGCTACGCGTCCGCCATGGGCTTCGTGCTGTTTGCCATTATTTTGGTCCTGACGCTGATTCAGCAGCTGTGGCTCGGAAGGGAGGACGCATGAGATGCGCATGGCCACATCCGCACCATCCCCGTCCTGGCGCCGCGCCGGCCTGTGGATGTACGTGATTGCCGTGATCTACGCGGCCATTTCGCTGGTGCCCTTTCTGTGGTCCATCTACACGTCGGTCAAGCCGACGTCCGAGGTGTTTCAACTCTTCGTGCCCTGGCGGACCCTGACGCTGTCGAGCTACACCTCCATCCTGCAGAACTTCCCGTTTGGGCGCTGGTTTTTGAACAGCGCCATCGTGGCGTTCATCGTGACCGTGGGAAACCTGGTGGTGAACACGTTTGCGGGCTACGCGTTTGCGCGGCTTCGTTTCCCGGGCCGGGGCTTTTTGTTTTACGTCTTCCTCGGCGTCATGATGATCCCAGGACAGGTGGTCTTGGTTCCCATTTACATGCTGCTCGCGCGCCTCGGCTGGATCGACACCTACGTCGGGCTCACCGTGCCGTTCTTGCTGAGTTCCACCATGGTGTTTTTGTCGCGCCAGTTTTTCCTCGGCATCCCGAAGGAGCTGGAGGAGGCGGCTCGCATCGACGGCATCGGATACTTCGGGATGTTCTTTCGCATCATGCTGCCGCTCGCGCGTCCGCTCCTGGCCGCGCAGACCATTCTGACGTTCCAGGGCAACTGGAACTCGTTTCTCTGGCCGCTTCTCATCGGTCAGACGACGAACATGTACACGTTGCCGGTGGGGCTGAACTCGTTTTATGGCCAGTACAACGCGTACTGGAACAGCGTGATGGCGGGCAT from Alicyclobacillus acidocaldarius subsp. acidocaldarius DSM 446 carries:
- a CDS encoding carbohydrate ABC transporter permease, whose product is MRMATSAPSPSWRRAGLWMYVIAVIYAAISLVPFLWSIYTSVKPTSEVFQLFVPWRTLTLSSYTSILQNFPFGRWFLNSAIVAFIVTVGNLVVNTFAGYAFARLRFPGRGFLFYVFLGVMMIPGQVVLVPIYMLLARLGWIDTYVGLTVPFLLSSTMVFLSRQFFLGIPKELEEAARIDGIGYFGMFFRIMLPLARPLLAAQTILTFQGNWNSFLWPLLIGQTTNMYTLPVGLNSFYGQYNAYWNSVMAGMVLLTVPMMVVFIIFQRQFIQGVSQAGLKG